A single window of Sporosarcina sp. Marseille-Q4943 DNA harbors:
- a CDS encoding CHY zinc finger protein encodes MKEIKVSGNVIDEETRCTHYHSELDIIAIKFYCCQTYYPCFSCHEESGCGDHKVWPKDNFNELAVLCGKCKYELTVHQYKNSGYKCPSCEAKFNSGCGLHWELYFESKTK; translated from the coding sequence ATGAAAGAGATCAAAGTCTCGGGAAACGTCATCGATGAGGAAACGAGATGTACACATTACCATTCAGAACTCGATATTATAGCGATTAAGTTTTATTGCTGCCAAACTTATTATCCTTGCTTTTCTTGCCACGAGGAATCAGGATGCGGCGATCATAAAGTATGGCCGAAAGATAATTTTAATGAATTGGCAGTGCTTTGTGGAAAATGTAAATATGAATTGACGGTTCATCAATACAAGAATAGCGGATATAAATGTCCTTCTTGCGAGGCAAAATTCAATTCCGGATGCGGGTTGCATTGGGAGTTGTATTTTGAAAGTAAAACGAAGTGA